Proteins encoded in a region of the Geobacillus genomosp. 3 genome:
- a CDS encoding nucleotide sugar dehydrogenase encodes MKKVCVVGLGYIGLPTSAIFADAGFDVIGVDVNETVVETINSGRIHIEETGLAELVNRVVKEGKFRAQLAPEAADVFIIAVPTPIHDDYTANIDYVIDAAKSVAPHLRKGNIVIVESTIPPRTMDDVVAPIIRESGLDPERDVYLAHCPERVLPGRILIELIENTRIVGGVTKEAAKRAADVYRAIVKGDVIETEAVTAEMAKLMENTFRDVNIALANELVKIAKRIGVNAHEVIELANKHPRVNIHLPGPGVGGHCLAVDPYFIVEKAKEESQLIQTARRINNSMPRFVVEQIERMTAELASPVIAVFGLTYKGNTDDVRESPAIDIYEQLRRNKRFDVRAYDPHVKPSQVPFPLAAKDEALDGAHLVVVLADHNEFKTMTAEELAPMKTKVIFDTKNCVALDSEDVTVYKIGHLSVVRAIQDVERV; translated from the coding sequence ATGAAAAAAGTATGTGTCGTCGGACTCGGCTACATCGGACTTCCGACGTCTGCGATATTCGCCGATGCCGGATTTGACGTCATCGGCGTCGATGTCAACGAAACCGTCGTCGAGACGATCAACAGCGGCCGCATTCATATCGAAGAAACCGGGTTGGCCGAACTCGTCAACCGGGTCGTCAAAGAAGGGAAATTCCGGGCCCAGCTCGCCCCGGAAGCGGCGGATGTGTTCATCATCGCCGTCCCGACGCCCATTCACGACGATTATACGGCCAACATTGATTATGTCATTGACGCCGCCAAATCGGTGGCGCCCCATTTGCGCAAAGGCAACATCGTGATCGTCGAATCGACGATTCCGCCGCGCACGATGGATGACGTTGTCGCTCCGATCATTCGCGAATCCGGGCTCGATCCGGAGCGGGACGTCTATTTGGCCCATTGTCCGGAGCGCGTCTTGCCGGGCCGCATTCTCATTGAACTCATAGAAAATACCCGAATTGTCGGCGGTGTGACGAAAGAGGCGGCGAAGCGGGCCGCTGATGTGTACCGGGCGATCGTCAAAGGCGATGTCATCGAAACGGAAGCGGTCACCGCCGAAATGGCGAAGTTGATGGAAAACACGTTCCGCGACGTCAACATCGCCTTGGCGAACGAGCTCGTGAAAATCGCCAAACGCATCGGCGTCAACGCTCATGAAGTGATCGAGCTCGCCAACAAGCATCCGCGCGTCAACATCCACCTTCCGGGCCCGGGAGTCGGGGGGCATTGTTTGGCCGTTGACCCGTACTTTATCGTCGAAAAAGCGAAAGAAGAGTCGCAACTCATTCAGACGGCGCGCCGCATCAACAATTCAATGCCGCGCTTTGTCGTCGAACAAATCGAACGCATGACGGCCGAACTCGCATCGCCGGTCATCGCCGTGTTCGGGTTGACGTACAAAGGCAACACCGACGATGTGCGCGAAAGCCCGGCCATCGACATTTACGAACAGCTGCGGCGGAACAAACGGTTTGATGTCCGCGCCTACGACCCGCACGTCAAGCCGTCGCAAGTGCCGTTTCCGCTCGCCGCGAAAGACGAAGCGCTCGACGGGGCGCACCTTGTCGTCGTCTTGGCGGATCATAACGAATTCAAAACGATGACGGCCGAAGAACTGGCGCCGATGAAAACAAAAGTGATCTTCGACACGAAAAACTGCGTGGCGCTTGACAGCGAAGACGTGACCGTATACAAAATCGGCCATTTATCGGTCGTCCGAGCCATTCAAGATGTGGAGAGAGTATGA